From the Piliocolobus tephrosceles isolate RC106 chromosome 14, ASM277652v3, whole genome shotgun sequence genome, the window ATCTCTGCCTGTTATTAGACATGTGACCTTGGCACAAAACATGGCACATAGGAAGCTACAATAAAAGTTGTCTAAATAAATGCAGAgattttccctccttccttccttccttccttccttccttccttccttccttccttccttccttccttccttcctccttcctccctcctgactttaccctttcttccttttcttatctcccttcctccctccatcccttcccttccacccttcctctcttcctcccatcttccctgctttctttcctccctgcctcctttccctccttctctctctccttcttaaagctgaataataaaaatcaacaatCTATTGTGGGCTCAGATTTTTTGGCTTTAAGATTGAGATTGTATATTCTCTTCCTTGCCTTTCTCTTCaaagtttaaatatttctattgtttatccTCAACTAAGTTTTTTCTGTAGTAAAGATTCTGTGAGTTGGATTTCTGACTCCCGATAATACCTGCTCTACACAAAACTTCCCAGTGACTATCATGTGACCAACAGTCACAGTGTGGGGAAGAGTGGGTGTGCTACCATTCTTAAAACTGTTAGCCCATGCAAAACCTACACTTGTGATTTTCACCAAAATTAAATCTAGTAGTGATTATGGAAGGATCAATTTTCAGGCCTAGTCTGTAATTAGTGACAACTCCACTAATCTAAGTGCTTTAATTCCCTGAAttacatttctactaaaaaatctTGTAACACCATATTCTATGGGATCAAATTTAGAGAACTGCTGAAGTCTAATGGGGTAGGTGCTTACCCCACACCCTGTGCTTTCTAGTGAGGGACCTCTTTTCCACCCAAAGAAATGCCAATTTTTCTGCCTGATTTTAGAGCCTTTCTATATGCACCTGTCAGACTTTCTTTCTCAGATGTGTTTCCCACCACTCTTTCACAGAAACTCCCTTGTTCTGCCAGTTGGCTTACTCCTAACTTTGGTCAAAATTCTCACTTTTGAGATAGCCCTTTTCTCTTTTAACCCTGTCTCATTCTTTTCCATACTACCAGGGTCAGCTGAAGACCGAAACTCCGGAGTTCTCCTTGGcctaatttatttctcataaaattcTTCCTTCTGGGAAAAACTGTAATTTTCACGTAAGCTACAGAAAGTGACTATAAATTATTTCGATATGTTCTTTTCTTATATCCCTACCTAAATTGTGAACATTGTAATGACAGGCACTTTGcaaatactgctttttaaaaatatgtgtttcaataatattttaaaagagtatttaAAAACATGGTGTCAATCTGGAGTTTTTGTAAAACATCCAAGAGTTAATGCTCTTGAAATTTTCCAGGTTCTTATTGCCAATCTATATAATAAGGCAAAAGAAAATTGGCTTGAATTAGAAACATCTAGATAATTGGCCAACTCAGTATAGACTAAGCCTTGCTACTCAAGTGCTTTTGACACCAGTGGTGTAAGTGTCACCTGGGCACCTgcaagaaatgcagaatctcaggacCTGCCCTGAACACTAAAAGACAACCTGAAGGTTTTTAGGTTTCCCAGATGCtcaccgggtgcagtggctcatgcctgtaatcccagcactttgggaggctgaggtgggcagatcatgaggttaagagatggagaccatcctggccaacacagtaaaaacctgtctctactaaaaatacaaaagttagcagggcatggtggtacatgcctgtaggtggaggttgcagtcagcccagattgtgccactgcactccagcctggtggtggagtgagactctgtctaaaaaaaaataaaaaaaaataaaataaaatttctagatgCTTTACGTGTATATGAAAATTAGTGAAGCCAGAACTAGACTTGGTGTCAAAAATATTAGCTTTacattccattttattatttactacctAGTTAATCTTGGCCAAGTTCCATATTTTATAGTTGAAAAGTGGGGTtaatataaagaatattataaTTTGTAAATCGTAAagtggtatacatacacatatatacatatttatatgaaatatttaaacattattactatttttatcagTTGACTTAAATGAGTAAATTATCAAGACAGATTCTTAAACTACAGagtaaaatatgtaaagagaCCATGTAACGTTCTCCAAAGACTATCATGTTTATGTGGAGCTGTTCTGTGCAATGGTCTTGTCATAGGAACAGTCATACAAGATACTATGAGATCAACAACTAACTATGCCTTTAAATAGTTGTCAAATGTCAGGGTATGCGATTCAATGTATTGTTATTAAATGTCTGTAAAATACACAATTAAACTAACTATAAGGTGTTCGCATCAGACCTATACAAAATATAAACGCACAAAAATTGCTGTGAAATTTTAACCACTTTGTAAATTGCTGAATTAAAATTCCAGTCTTGTTGAGTAGTCTTTTGCCCTCTTTACTGCCTGTTTGCTGGGGTTGATGAAATGAAGATGTTAGGCTTAGAGTTGTTGATTGGCCAGGGGTTTCAGAAACCTCAGCTCGGGAGAGCGTCCTCAACTCAGGAACACGTCCTCAAGGGCAGGAAAGGTTCTGTCTGCATGTGTGTCTGATCGTAGGTAGATCTTCACATATTGGCAATGAGTTATAGGTATTTCCATCATTCCCAGATTCACTGTATTCTAGTCACACACATTACTGAAGATAACTGGATGTCAGAACTTCAAGCAAGCACTCCTTCTAATATGTGCCAAAAGAATGATTGTTCAGGTAATTTGTACTGCTTGTTTCTTGGCAGTAAATACACTTTATGTTAGATCTTCTTTTGATTTCCTGAAAGCAGATGACATGGGTGAGATTATCCAGACACTTGtgtcagaatttcttcttctggGTCTTTCTGGATACCCAAAGATTGAGATCATTTACTTTGCTCTCATTCTAGTTATGTACCTAGTGATTCTAATTGGCAATGGTGTTCTAATCATAGCAAGCATCTTGGATTCTCGTCTTCACACACCCATGTACTTCTTCCTGGGAAACCTCTCTTTCCTAGATATCTGCTATACATCCTCCTCTGTTCCCTCAACATTGGTGAGCttaatctcaaagaaaagaaacatttctttctctggaTGTGCAGTGCAGATGTTCTTTGGGTTTGCGATGGGGTCAACAGAATGTTTACTTCTTGGCATGATGGCATTTGATCGTTACATGGTCATCTGTAACCCGCTGAGATACCCTATCATCCTGAGCAAGGTGGCATATATCCTGATGGCTTCTGTGTCCTGGCTCTCCGGTGGAATCAATTCAGTTGTACAAACATTACTTGCCATGAGGCTGCCTTTCTGTGGGAATAATATTATCAATCATTTCACATGTGAAATATTAGCTGTCCTCAAGCTAGCTTGTGCTGATATATCCCTCAATATTATCACCATGGTGATATCAAATATGGCCTTCCTGGTTCTTCCACTGAtggtcatttttttctcctatatgTTCATCCTGTACACCATCTTGCAAATGAATTCAGTCACAGGAAGATGCAAGGCATTTTCTACGTGCTCAGCTCACCTGACTGTGGTGATCATATTTTATGGTACCATCTTATTTCTGTATGCAAAACCGAAGTCTCAAGACCTGACTGGGGAAGAAAAATTGCAAGCATCAGACAAGctcatttctctgttttatgGGGTAGTGACCCCCATGCTGAATCCTATAATCTATAGCTTGAGAAATAAGGATGTAAAAGCTGCTGTAAGATATCTGCTGAACAAAAAACCAACTCACTAAGGAAACCGGGACATGTAGGTCTTTGTTTAACAGTCACAAAGATGGACTCATAGGTAAATCAGCGTAAACCTTTTTTGGAGAAACCATGGTGAGAGAGACAGATTTTTATCCTTTGCCTTTACTAGCCCTGCTCAGCTAGAATCACCAAGAGCTATAGTTTACTACAAACTCCAACATGccctgatagtttcttttgctatgcagaagctctttagtttaattatgtccc encodes:
- the LOC111535303 gene encoding olfactory receptor 13C3 is translated as MIVQVICTACFLAVNTLYVRSSFDFLKADDMGEIIQTLVSEFLLLGLSGYPKIEIIYFALILVMYLVILIGNGVLIIASILDSRLHTPMYFFLGNLSFLDICYTSSSVPSTLVSLISKKRNISFSGCAVQMFFGFAMGSTECLLLGMMAFDRYMVICNPLRYPIILSKVAYILMASVSWLSGGINSVVQTLLAMRLPFCGNNIINHFTCEILAVLKLACADISLNIITMVISNMAFLVLPLMVIFFSYMFILYTILQMNSVTGRCKAFSTCSAHLTVVIIFYGTILFLYAKPKSQDLTGEEKLQASDKLISLFYGVVTPMLNPIIYSLRNKDVKAAVRYLLNKKPTH